Proteins from a genomic interval of Spea bombifrons isolate aSpeBom1 chromosome 4, aSpeBom1.2.pri, whole genome shotgun sequence:
- the TMEM213 gene encoding transmembrane protein 213, whose translation MMNRMKTFLHLLCLFCLFAVCGAASAPEEELHVNSLLQCPEEDICSVASKCCVTGVDSYGWIAAAVGWSLWFLTLILFCVGKIMDLRPDEPKYLQA comes from the exons ATGATGAACAGAATGAAGACCTTTCTGCACTTGCTGTGTCTGTTCTGTCTCTTCGCCGTCTGCGGGGCTGCGTCAG CGCCCGAAGAAGAATTACACGTTAATAGTTTATTGCAGTGTCCTG AGGAGGACATCTGCAGCGTGGCCAGCAAATGCTGCGTGACCGGCGTCGACAGCTACGGGTGGATAGCAGCTGCCGTGGGCTGGAGCCTCTGGTTCCTCACCCTCATCCTGTTCTGCGTTGGCAAAATCATGGACCTGCGCCCGGACGAACCCAAATACCTTCAGGCGTGA